Proteins encoded by one window of Kribbella italica:
- a CDS encoding DUF5691 domain-containing protein: MRGWDGLVSSALLGTDRRPPGFEGLPPAIQQQLSDDAGLLDAAALATLYKRAGRLPLQGIEPLTEARGEDRPLPRSNAIRRLAAMLTGFQSAALGEWLRIADAKGWGIPPEHLPALADYAKSRAEYRPLVIAAAGRRAAWLAELNPEWRFLHEAVSDDPQLWTHGNALQRRAWFRRLRAKDPAAALEALREVWPTETAATRLESLGVLKVKVSKADEEFLEQALDDRAKEVRRLAAELLARIAGSQYGARMAERVAAYLIESQGVLAVTLPERVTKAMERDGIDPQAHPGLGRRAGWLKQLVAAAPLPNPATLQLPVEGVAAEVLQTAWAEAAVRDQNADWARALLLSNAATDGRTGELLRVLPEAELPQAIEHLRTTIDLSELVGGLPVPWPEPVAVLVLDLLAKAGTHRSWARLASTAARAVPPEVLNHPITREPTGEEDTWRLRLVETLIFRREMYEELS; the protein is encoded by the coding sequence ATGAGGGGCTGGGACGGCCTGGTGTCCTCCGCTTTGCTGGGGACCGATCGGCGGCCGCCGGGGTTTGAGGGCCTGCCTCCGGCGATCCAGCAACAGCTGTCCGATGACGCCGGGCTGCTGGATGCGGCCGCGTTGGCGACGCTCTACAAACGCGCGGGACGCCTTCCCCTGCAGGGGATCGAGCCCCTGACCGAAGCTCGAGGCGAGGACCGCCCGTTGCCACGATCCAACGCGATTCGGCGGTTGGCGGCCATGCTGACGGGATTCCAGTCGGCAGCGCTGGGCGAGTGGTTGCGGATCGCGGACGCCAAGGGTTGGGGGATCCCACCCGAGCACCTGCCCGCGTTGGCCGACTACGCGAAGAGCCGCGCGGAGTACCGGCCGCTGGTGATCGCCGCCGCGGGGCGCCGGGCGGCCTGGCTGGCTGAGCTGAATCCGGAGTGGCGGTTCCTGCACGAGGCGGTCAGCGATGACCCGCAGTTGTGGACTCACGGCAACGCGCTCCAGCGGAGAGCGTGGTTCAGGCGGTTGCGTGCGAAGGATCCAGCGGCTGCGTTGGAGGCGCTGCGCGAGGTCTGGCCGACGGAGACAGCGGCCACCCGGTTGGAGTCTCTCGGGGTGCTCAAGGTCAAGGTGAGCAAGGCCGACGAGGAGTTCCTGGAGCAGGCACTCGACGACCGGGCCAAGGAGGTCCGGCGCCTGGCGGCCGAGCTGCTGGCACGGATCGCAGGCTCGCAGTACGGCGCGCGGATGGCTGAGCGCGTGGCGGCGTACTTGATCGAGTCGCAGGGCGTGCTGGCAGTGACGCTGCCGGAGCGCGTCACCAAAGCGATGGAGCGCGACGGCATCGACCCACAAGCGCACCCCGGCCTCGGTCGCCGGGCCGGTTGGCTGAAGCAGTTGGTCGCCGCGGCTCCTCTGCCAAACCCGGCCACCCTGCAGCTACCAGTGGAAGGCGTAGCCGCCGAGGTGCTCCAAACAGCCTGGGCCGAAGCGGCAGTCCGCGACCAGAACGCCGACTGGGCCCGTGCCCTCCTGCTGAGCAACGCCGCGACCGACGGCCGGACCGGCGAGCTGCTGCGCGTCCTCCCGGAAGCCGAGCTACCCCAGGCGATCGAGCACCTGCGGACCACCATCGACCTGTCCGAGCTGGTCGGCGGCCTGCCGGTCCCGTGGCCGGAGCCGGTCGCCGTACTGGTGCTCGACCTGCTCGCCAAGGCCGGTACCCACCGCAGCTGGGCACGCCTGGCCAGCACCGCGGCGCGCGCCGTACCGCCTGAGGTCCTGAACCATCCGATCACCCGCGAGCCGACCGGCGAGGAAGACACCTGGCGGTTGCGGCTCGTCGAGACCCTGATTTTCCGTCGTGAGATGTACGAGGAGTTGTCATGA
- a CDS encoding SWIM zinc finger family protein, whose amino-acid sequence MGPWDVEQVLALASDPASAKAGQAQARVAKWSEAGSSEGALWGYCQGSGKSPYQTSVDLSGPAFKCTCPSRKFPCKHSLGLMLLWAAGGLPATEEPEWVDKWLAERSSRAEKAAERAEKKPGEVADPLAAQARASRRADRVSAGMAELESWLDDQVRRGLSGFEQRGYEELSRLAARMVDAQAPGVAGAVRRAAGVVGRGHGWPGELLEELALIHLTVSAHGRLAELPPSMAETVQTRIGWTVETARVQAEGEKVEDDWLVLGRVVEPDDRLTVRRLWLRGATTGRLALILAFAPAGRRLDPLPARPGEVVPAVLSFYPGALPLRALLTQTAPRLPGTKPSGLSTHQALAAYVESLTADPWNERWPLVLQDVRPARNGSTWALVDADGALEVLPTFDPWKLLAVSAGAPVTVAGEWNRAGFRPMTAWDADRPVMV is encoded by the coding sequence GTGGGGCCTTGGGATGTGGAGCAGGTGCTCGCGCTGGCGTCTGATCCTGCGTCCGCCAAGGCCGGGCAGGCGCAGGCTCGGGTGGCGAAGTGGTCCGAGGCCGGTAGCTCGGAGGGCGCGCTGTGGGGGTACTGCCAGGGCAGCGGCAAGTCGCCGTACCAGACATCCGTTGACCTGAGCGGTCCGGCGTTCAAGTGCACCTGTCCGAGCCGGAAGTTCCCGTGCAAGCACTCGCTGGGGTTGATGCTGCTCTGGGCGGCTGGCGGGCTGCCTGCGACAGAGGAGCCGGAGTGGGTCGACAAGTGGCTGGCCGAGCGGAGCAGCCGCGCGGAGAAGGCGGCCGAGCGGGCCGAGAAGAAGCCTGGCGAGGTCGCCGACCCGCTGGCGGCTCAGGCGCGCGCGTCGCGACGGGCTGACCGGGTGTCGGCGGGTATGGCCGAGCTGGAGAGCTGGCTGGACGACCAGGTACGGCGGGGGCTCAGCGGCTTCGAGCAGCGGGGGTACGAGGAGCTGAGTCGGCTGGCTGCTCGGATGGTCGACGCGCAGGCTCCGGGGGTTGCAGGCGCCGTACGGCGTGCCGCTGGGGTGGTCGGGCGCGGGCACGGGTGGCCGGGCGAGCTGTTGGAGGAGCTGGCGCTGATCCACCTGACGGTGTCGGCGCACGGGCGGCTGGCGGAGCTACCGCCGTCGATGGCGGAGACCGTGCAGACGCGGATCGGCTGGACGGTCGAGACGGCGCGGGTGCAGGCCGAGGGGGAGAAGGTCGAGGACGACTGGCTGGTGCTCGGGCGCGTGGTGGAGCCCGACGACCGGTTGACCGTACGACGACTTTGGTTGCGCGGGGCAACGACTGGCCGCCTCGCCCTCATCCTCGCCTTCGCCCCCGCAGGTCGCCGCCTGGACCCGCTCCCCGCCCGCCCCGGTGAGGTCGTCCCCGCCGTCTTGTCCTTCTATCCAGGCGCCCTCCCTCTTCGCGCCCTGCTCACCCAGACCGCCCCCCGCCTCCCCGGCACCAAGCCGTCAGGCCTGTCCACCCACCAGGCTCTCGCCGCGTACGTGGAGTCGCTGACCGCAGACCCGTGGAACGAGCGCTGGCCGCTGGTCCTCCAGGATGTCCGCCCGGCCCGCAACGGTTCGACGTGGGCGCTGGTGGATGCCGACGGCGCGCTGGAGGTCCTCCCGACCTTCGATCCGTGGAAGCTTTTGGCCGTCTCAGCAGGCGCACCCGTGACGGTCGCCGGCGAGTGGAACCGCGCCGGCTTCCGCCCGATGACGGCCTGGGACGCCGACCGGCCGGTGATGGTGTGA
- a CDS encoding SDR family oxidoreductase, which translates to MTENTSRVAIVTGGSRGIGRETAARLGKDHFDVVVVYGGGRAEAEEAVREVELAGGRAIAVQADVSDEQSVSALFDAAEKEFGGIDVVVHAAGIMKLSPLADLDLAVLDEHLKVNVRGTFVVDQQAARRLRNGGAIINFSSSLTLLARPGYSAYAATKGAVNAISLILARELRGRDITVNAVAPGPTATSLFLDGKPQELIDRIAAEPPLERLGQPEDLAELVAFLAGPGRWINGQTIYANGGSAA; encoded by the coding sequence ATGACCGAGAACACCAGCCGGGTGGCGATCGTGACCGGCGGATCGCGGGGGATCGGCCGCGAGACCGCGGCCCGCCTGGGCAAGGACCACTTCGACGTGGTGGTCGTGTACGGCGGTGGCCGGGCCGAGGCCGAGGAAGCCGTGAGGGAGGTCGAGCTGGCCGGTGGCCGGGCGATCGCCGTCCAGGCCGACGTGTCCGACGAGCAGTCGGTCAGCGCCCTGTTCGACGCCGCGGAGAAGGAGTTCGGCGGCATCGACGTGGTGGTGCACGCGGCCGGCATCATGAAGCTGTCGCCGCTGGCGGACCTCGACCTGGCCGTGCTCGACGAGCACCTGAAGGTCAACGTCCGCGGCACCTTCGTCGTCGACCAGCAGGCCGCGCGCCGGCTGCGCAACGGCGGCGCGATCATCAACTTCTCCAGCTCGCTGACCCTGCTGGCCCGGCCCGGCTACTCGGCGTACGCCGCCACCAAGGGCGCCGTCAACGCGATCAGCCTGATCCTGGCCCGCGAGCTGCGCGGCCGTGACATCACCGTGAACGCGGTCGCCCCCGGCCCGACCGCGACCTCGCTGTTCCTCGACGGCAAGCCGCAGGAGCTGATCGACCGGATCGCCGCCGAGCCGCCGCTCGAGCGCCTAGGACAGCCCGAGGACCTCGCGGAACTGGTCGCCTTCCTGGCCGGTCCCGGTCGCTGGATCAACGGCCAGACCATCTACGCCAACGGTGGATCCGCGGCCTGA
- a CDS encoding ATP-binding protein, which produces MTSTAVMRPHAEDEYADELAALVATDDRVRPPAWQLSPAAVVTYLLGGQAGDTEITPKYVGPRRLIEVAVATLATDRALLLLGVPGTAKTWVSEHLAAAICGDSTLLVQGTAGTAEEAIRYGWNYAQLIAQGPSEAALVPSPVQRAMAEAKIARIEELTRMPSDVQDALITILSEKSLPIPELAGEIQARKGFNVIATANDRDKGVNELSSALRRRFNTVVLPLPDSADDEVEIVSRRVAQLGASLELPPQDSALDEIRRVVTVFRELRSGRTEDGRTAVKSPSGTLSTAEAISVVTGGLALAAHFGDGVLRSYDVAGGILGAVVKDPSADRVVWAEYLETVVRERDGWSDFYRACRDLS; this is translated from the coding sequence ATGACCAGCACAGCAGTGATGCGGCCGCACGCCGAGGACGAGTACGCCGACGAGCTGGCTGCGCTGGTGGCGACGGACGACCGGGTGCGTCCGCCGGCCTGGCAGCTGTCGCCGGCGGCCGTGGTCACCTACCTGCTCGGCGGGCAGGCCGGCGACACCGAGATCACGCCCAAGTACGTCGGCCCGCGCCGCCTGATCGAGGTCGCCGTCGCCACGCTCGCGACCGACCGGGCGCTGCTGCTGCTCGGCGTACCGGGTACGGCGAAGACGTGGGTCAGCGAGCACCTGGCCGCGGCGATCTGTGGTGACTCGACGCTGCTCGTCCAGGGCACGGCCGGTACGGCGGAGGAGGCGATCCGCTACGGCTGGAACTACGCGCAGCTGATCGCCCAGGGCCCGAGCGAGGCCGCGCTGGTCCCGAGCCCGGTGCAGCGCGCGATGGCCGAGGCGAAGATCGCCCGGATCGAGGAGCTGACCCGGATGCCGTCCGACGTCCAGGACGCGCTGATCACGATCCTGTCGGAGAAGTCGCTGCCGATCCCCGAGCTGGCCGGCGAGATCCAGGCCCGCAAGGGCTTCAACGTGATCGCCACCGCGAACGACCGGGACAAGGGCGTGAACGAACTGTCGAGCGCGTTGCGGCGCCGGTTCAACACCGTCGTCCTGCCGCTGCCGGACTCCGCCGACGACGAGGTCGAGATCGTTTCCCGCCGGGTCGCGCAGCTCGGCGCCTCGCTCGAGCTGCCGCCGCAGGACAGCGCGCTGGACGAGATCCGCCGCGTCGTCACGGTGTTCCGCGAGCTGCGCTCGGGCCGGACCGAGGACGGCCGGACCGCGGTCAAGTCCCCGTCGGGGACGCTCTCCACGGCCGAGGCGATCAGCGTGGTCACCGGTGGTCTCGCGTTGGCCGCTCACTTCGGCGACGGCGTCCTGCGCTCGTACGACGTCGCCGGCGGCATCCTCGGCGCGGTGGTGAAGGACCCCTCGGCCGACCGCGTGGTCTGGGCGGAGTACCTGGAGACCGTCGTCCGCGAGCGCGACGGCTGGTCGGACTTCTACCGGGCGTGCCGGGACCTGAGCTGA
- a CDS encoding MDR family MFS transporter → MSVTEAKPAADSELTHREILEILVGLLAALFTAMLSSTIVSNALPTIIADLEGSQTQYTWVITASLLATTVSTPVWGKLSDLMSKKLLVQLAIVLFVVGSALAGMAHNVPFLIGARVLQGLAMGGLMALAQAIIGAAIPPRDRGRYSGYMGAVVAVATVSGPLLGGVIVDTSWLGWRWCFYVCVPLAVISLIVLQRYLHLPLVKRKVRMDYLGAILISGAASLPLVWVSFAGSHFPWWSRETAYYLGGTAVLALLAVIVETRAKEPLVPLSVVRERTTALAIVASLAVGLAMFGSAVFLGQYFQIARGYSATESGLLTIPMMLGSFFGSVGAGQMITRYGKWKRYLVLGGLLLIGGLGVLGTIDHTTAYWYLAVGMGAMGIGMGMLMQNLVLAVQNTVDVSQVGAASASVTFFRSLGGAVGVSVLGAVLASRVTELIASNLRSLGPDGAAAGRALQDGSGTSVLDVGSLPPQLAEVVRHAYGDATGRIFLIAAAAGVVSLLAVLFIREVPLRRTVAMTGDGEGADAGAGAGADLAAAAAPGAASTGVVPEPADDAERDALVALGVITSAERTALEREREANERVAAAATVIRQMRTNVADLFTRVDQQIADLERTLPTVDSEHPMAPVLNGQPQDGAWVDELRRYELSVLSASQRTADHLRETAKTEADELLSAARTEEQAIRQRIAGLQAVEQQLLSAVRDGLSDTPPPPPAPTAPPLAQPPATTSASATAPTASPVAQAAQPKAPVPTFAPVQATAPASPTAPAQPITPVQVPVSATAPAPATAPAPAQPVASAAIAPTTPPTSPFNGQRAENGYPSRYESEQEAFG, encoded by the coding sequence ATGTCTGTCACCGAGGCCAAGCCCGCCGCCGATTCCGAGCTGACGCACCGGGAGATCCTCGAGATCCTGGTCGGGCTGCTGGCGGCGCTGTTCACCGCGATGCTCAGCTCGACGATCGTCAGCAACGCGCTGCCGACGATCATCGCGGACCTCGAGGGCAGCCAGACGCAGTACACCTGGGTGATCACCGCGAGCCTGCTGGCGACCACGGTCTCGACGCCGGTCTGGGGCAAGCTGTCCGACCTGATGAGCAAGAAGCTGCTCGTCCAGCTCGCGATCGTGCTGTTCGTGGTCGGCTCGGCGCTGGCCGGGATGGCGCACAACGTGCCGTTCCTGATCGGCGCCCGGGTCCTGCAGGGGCTCGCGATGGGCGGCCTGATGGCGCTGGCGCAGGCGATCATCGGCGCCGCGATCCCGCCGCGCGACCGCGGCCGGTACTCCGGCTACATGGGGGCCGTCGTCGCCGTCGCCACGGTGAGCGGGCCGCTGCTCGGCGGCGTCATCGTCGACACCAGCTGGCTCGGCTGGCGCTGGTGCTTCTACGTCTGCGTACCGCTCGCGGTGATCAGCCTGATCGTGCTGCAGCGGTACCTGCACCTCCCGCTGGTCAAGCGCAAGGTGCGGATGGACTACCTCGGCGCGATCCTGATCAGCGGCGCGGCCAGCCTGCCGCTGGTCTGGGTCTCGTTCGCCGGCTCGCACTTCCCGTGGTGGTCGCGCGAGACGGCGTACTACCTCGGCGGTACGGCGGTGCTCGCGCTCCTCGCGGTGATCGTCGAGACCCGCGCGAAGGAGCCGCTCGTCCCGCTGTCCGTCGTCCGGGAGCGGACCACCGCCCTCGCGATCGTGGCCAGCCTGGCGGTCGGGCTCGCGATGTTCGGCAGCGCGGTGTTCCTCGGCCAGTACTTCCAGATCGCGCGCGGCTACAGCGCGACCGAGTCCGGGCTGCTGACGATCCCGATGATGCTCGGCTCGTTCTTCGGGTCGGTCGGCGCGGGGCAGATGATCACGCGGTACGGGAAGTGGAAGCGGTACCTCGTACTCGGCGGGCTGCTGCTGATCGGTGGTCTGGGGGTGCTCGGGACGATCGACCACACGACGGCGTACTGGTACCTGGCGGTGGGGATGGGTGCGATGGGCATCGGCATGGGGATGCTGATGCAGAACCTGGTGCTCGCCGTACAGAACACGGTCGACGTCAGCCAGGTCGGCGCGGCCAGTGCGTCCGTCACGTTCTTCCGCAGCCTCGGCGGCGCGGTCGGCGTCTCGGTCCTGGGCGCGGTGCTTGCGAGCCGGGTGACCGAACTGATCGCGAGCAACCTGCGTTCACTCGGCCCGGACGGCGCTGCTGCTGGCCGAGCGCTGCAGGATGGCTCTGGGACGAGTGTGCTCGATGTGGGCTCGCTGCCCCCGCAGTTGGCGGAGGTGGTGCGACATGCGTACGGCGACGCGACCGGACGAATCTTCCTGATCGCGGCGGCGGCTGGGGTGGTCAGTTTGTTGGCAGTGCTGTTTATCCGCGAGGTACCGCTGCGGCGGACTGTTGCGATGACCGGGGATGGTGAAGGCGCGGACGCGGGGGCCGGTGCGGGTGCTGACCTGGCGGCTGCGGCGGCGCCGGGTGCGGCATCGACAGGTGTGGTCCCGGAGCCGGCTGACGACGCGGAGCGGGACGCGCTGGTGGCGCTCGGGGTGATCACCTCGGCCGAGCGGACCGCGCTCGAGCGGGAGCGGGAGGCCAACGAGCGGGTCGCCGCGGCGGCGACCGTGATCCGCCAGATGCGGACGAACGTGGCCGACCTGTTCACGCGGGTCGACCAGCAGATCGCCGACCTGGAGCGGACGCTGCCGACCGTCGACAGCGAGCACCCGATGGCACCGGTCCTGAACGGGCAGCCGCAGGACGGCGCGTGGGTGGACGAGCTGCGCCGGTACGAGCTGAGCGTCCTCAGCGCGAGCCAGCGGACCGCTGACCACCTGCGCGAGACGGCAAAGACCGAGGCCGACGAGCTCCTGTCGGCCGCGCGGACCGAGGAGCAAGCGATCCGCCAACGGATCGCCGGCCTGCAAGCAGTCGAGCAGCAGCTACTGAGCGCAGTCCGCGACGGCCTGTCGGACACCCCACCCCCACCGCCCGCGCCAACCGCCCCGCCGCTCGCCCAGCCCCCAGCGACAACGTCGGCCTCGGCGACGGCGCCGACCGCTTCGCCTGTCGCTCAGGCGGCGCAGCCGAAAGCCCCGGTACCGACGTTCGCTCCGGTGCAGGCGACCGCTCCGGCCTCGCCGACCGCCCCCGCGCAGCCGATCACCCCGGTGCAGGTTCCGGTGTCGGCGACCGCTCCGGCCCCGGCGACCGCGCCGGCGCCGGCGCAGCCGGTCGCCTCGGCGGCGATCGCGCCCACCACCCCGCCCACCAGTCCGTTCAACGGGCAGCGGGCTGAGAACGGGTATCCGAGTCGGTACGAGTCCGAGCAGGAGGCCTTTGGCTGA
- a CDS encoding LysR substrate-binding domain-containing protein has translation MELRQLEYFVAVAHERSFTLAARRLHVVQSAVSAAIASLERDLKVTLFERSAQRVVLTEAGTALLPEALAVMDAVQGARDVVDELGAGMRGTVRVGLLPGLGLIDLPAAAGEFRRRHQNVELQLRVEPEGSAGVIAGLRNGDIEVGFLGVGAGSVPRELTAWELLQVPQVLAVPTGHRLARRRSVELADLADEAFVDFPPGFGTRTLIDQIFDAAGIGRRVVVEALGIDNGVQFVRHGVGLGILPGYAIADEETIRAVPVKGQDFQWSLYLATLRKRKPSVALRALLGLVVTHLHLPPGTTPGADLLDQQN, from the coding sequence GTGGAGCTTCGGCAGCTGGAGTACTTCGTGGCGGTGGCGCACGAGCGGAGTTTCACGCTCGCGGCGCGGCGGCTGCACGTCGTACAGAGTGCGGTGAGCGCGGCGATCGCCTCGCTGGAGCGCGACCTGAAGGTGACGTTGTTCGAGCGGTCGGCGCAGCGCGTCGTTCTGACCGAGGCCGGTACGGCGTTGCTGCCGGAGGCGCTGGCGGTGATGGACGCGGTCCAGGGCGCCCGGGACGTCGTCGACGAGCTCGGGGCCGGGATGCGTGGCACGGTCCGGGTCGGGCTGCTGCCGGGGCTCGGGCTGATCGACCTGCCGGCCGCGGCGGGCGAGTTCCGGCGCCGCCACCAGAACGTCGAGCTGCAGCTCCGCGTGGAGCCCGAAGGATCGGCCGGGGTGATCGCCGGGCTGCGCAACGGTGACATCGAGGTCGGCTTTCTGGGCGTCGGTGCGGGCAGTGTGCCGCGGGAGCTGACCGCCTGGGAGTTGCTCCAGGTGCCGCAGGTGCTCGCCGTACCGACCGGGCACCGGCTGGCCCGGCGGCGTTCGGTGGAGCTGGCGGACCTGGCCGACGAGGCGTTCGTGGACTTCCCGCCCGGCTTCGGCACCCGGACGCTGATCGACCAGATCTTCGACGCGGCCGGGATCGGGCGGCGGGTGGTGGTCGAGGCGCTGGGCATCGACAACGGCGTGCAGTTCGTCCGGCACGGCGTCGGTCTGGGCATTCTGCCCGGCTACGCGATCGCCGACGAGGAGACGATCCGCGCGGTGCCGGTCAAGGGCCAGGACTTCCAGTGGTCGCTCTACCTGGCGACCCTGCGCAAGCGGAAACCGTCGGTCGCGCTCCGGGCGCTGCTCGGGCTGGTCGTCACCCACCTGCACCTCCCACCCGGTACGACGCCCGGCGCCGATCTGCTGGATCAACAGAACTGA
- a CDS encoding DUF3072 domain-containing protein: MSQDVHPVPDKEPEDWTTGDEPMTGPQESYLHTLAQEAGEQVPDGLSKADASKLIDELQARTGRGAGS; this comes from the coding sequence ATGAGCCAGGACGTGCATCCCGTGCCGGACAAGGAGCCGGAGGACTGGACGACCGGGGACGAGCCGATGACCGGGCCGCAGGAGTCCTACCTGCACACGCTCGCGCAGGAGGCCGGTGAACAGGTCCCGGACGGGCTGAGCAAGGCGGACGCCTCGAAGCTGATCGACGAGTTGCAGGCCCGGACCGGGCGCGGGGCCGGCAGCTAG
- a CDS encoding SDR family oxidoreductase: MSKTILISGASSGFGALAARALADAGHIVYAGMRDVAGRNATAGAAAAQYSKDNTVDLRTVELDVSSDESARQAVQVVLAEQGKLDVVVHNAGHMVTGPAEAFTPEQLAGLYDTNVIGAQRLNRAALPQLREQQDGLLLWVGSSSTRGGTPPYLAPYFAAKAGMDALAASYALEVARFGIESTIVVPGSFTHGTNHFAHSGTPADIDIVAAYETRYAGLMDLVSQKLRELEPEWADVAEVAKAIVTVVDTAKGHRPFRVHIDPSDDGSVVVNAVADRVRSEFLRRVGLDDLLHPTSA; the protein is encoded by the coding sequence ATGTCCAAAACCATCCTCATCAGTGGTGCCTCGAGCGGTTTCGGCGCCCTCGCCGCCCGCGCTCTGGCCGACGCCGGCCACATCGTGTACGCCGGAATGCGCGACGTCGCCGGCCGCAACGCAACGGCTGGGGCCGCCGCCGCGCAGTACTCCAAGGACAACACCGTCGATCTCCGCACGGTCGAGCTGGACGTCAGCTCCGACGAGTCGGCCCGGCAGGCTGTCCAGGTCGTGCTCGCCGAACAGGGCAAGCTCGACGTCGTGGTCCACAACGCCGGGCACATGGTCACCGGTCCGGCCGAGGCCTTCACTCCCGAGCAACTGGCCGGTCTGTACGACACCAATGTGATCGGTGCCCAGCGCCTCAACCGCGCGGCCCTGCCGCAGCTGCGGGAGCAGCAGGACGGTCTGCTGCTCTGGGTCGGCAGCTCCAGCACCCGCGGCGGGACTCCGCCGTACCTGGCGCCGTACTTCGCTGCGAAGGCGGGCATGGACGCGCTGGCGGCCAGCTACGCGCTGGAGGTCGCCCGGTTCGGGATCGAGTCGACCATCGTCGTACCGGGCTCGTTCACCCATGGCACCAACCACTTCGCGCACAGCGGGACGCCGGCCGACATCGACATCGTCGCGGCGTACGAGACGAGGTACGCCGGGCTGATGGACCTGGTCAGCCAGAAGCTGCGCGAGCTGGAGCCGGAGTGGGCGGACGTCGCGGAGGTCGCCAAGGCGATCGTCACCGTGGTCGACACCGCGAAGGGCCACCGGCCGTTCCGGGTCCACATCGACCCCTCCGACGACGGCTCCGTCGTGGTCAACGCGGTCGCCGACCGGGTCCGCTCGGAGTTCCTGCGCCGCGTCGGCCTGGACGACCTGCTGCACCCGACCAGTGCGTGA